In a single window of the Dromaius novaehollandiae isolate bDroNov1 chromosome 17, bDroNov1.hap1, whole genome shotgun sequence genome:
- the CRYBB3 gene encoding beta-crystallin B3: MTEQQSPPEQMATGEGAGERGGNYKITIYEMENFQGKKCELTEELPNIAEKALEKVGSIQVESGPWLGFERQAFAGEQFVLEKGDYPRWDSWSSSRSSDSLMSIRPIQIDSPDHKLHLFENAGFAGRKMEIVDDDVPSLWAHGFQDRVASARALNGTWVGYEYPGYRGRQYVLEKGEYRHWNEWDASQPLIQSVRRIRDQQWHQRGAFENS, encoded by the exons ATGACTGAGCAGCAAAGTCCCCCCGAGCAGATGGCGACCGGGGAGGGTGCTGGCGAGCGAGGTGGCAATTACAAG ATCACCATCTACGAGATGGAGAACTTCCAGGGCAAGAAGTGCGAGCTGACGGAGGAGCTCCCCAACATCGCCGAGAAGGCGCTGGAGAAGGTCGGGTCCATCCAGGTGGAGTCTGGCCC GTGGCTGGGCTTCGAGCGGCAGGCCTTCGCCGGGGAGCAGTTCGTGCTGGAGAAGGGCGACTACCCGCGCTGGGACTCCTGgtccagcagccgcagcagcgaCAGCCTCATGTCCATCCGCCCCATCCAGATC gaCAGCCCCGACCACAAGCTGCACCTCTTTGAGAACGCGGGCTTCGCCGGGCGCAAGATGGAGATCGTGGACGACGACGTGCCCAGCCTGTGGGCCCACGGCTTCCAGGACCGCGTGGCCAGCGCCAGGGCCCTCAACGGAAC GTGGGTGGGCTACGAGTACCCCGGCTACCGGGGCCGCCAGTACGTCTTGGAGAAGGGCGAGTACCGGCACTGGAACGAGTGGGACGCCAGCCAGCCCCTGATCCAGTCGGTGCGGCGCATCCGCGACCAGCAGTGGCACCAGCGCGGGGCCTTCGAGAACAGCTga